From one Erinaceus europaeus chromosome 4, mEriEur2.1, whole genome shotgun sequence genomic stretch:
- the PPP1R3G gene encoding protein phosphatase 1 regulatory subunit 3G, which translates to MASRSCAAQHPPRPAGSGRVPCALRVGRLGKRPELGTRAGPQSLRPGTVRAGVAENCAPDPAEGLNWGTPPPHTHFQKVIGQFLLEPLGTPPTPRVFQTSRGQSRGLEGGPHLPAPGPPPAHGQSRGGQAGSGPGAQPPSAPPRAGGAAKVAGQGRAFPSSPARARSECPDQFSPDGDMEPAGAPPPSLEAMEAARTEAPPPAEEQPVSGAPCTQGGSSEASSPHPGRLSPEEEEEAAAAAAALEHEALREHRRGRRARSFSLPAEPLLQGARLLQRLVPGLLAGDPARDAPPPGPSGCCAKCKKRVQFADALGLSLASVRHFSDAEEPQVPPAVLSRLRSFPMSAADLEQLPALLAAASAPLAAPGPRLRPHFQLPGPRTAAERLRLQRVCLERVQCPAAPGAEVTGSGRVLGCPGPRAVWVRYTFTEWRSFLDAPAELRPEPAEPEAAAAAAAAAAGAPGPGEGEEEPGAERFYFSLCLPPGLQPRDWGDAGDMAGGAVHFAVCYRCAQGEFWDNNAGANYTLRWGRPAQAP; encoded by the exons ATGGCCTCCCGCTCCTGCGCGGCCCAGCACCCACCCCGCCCCGCAGGCTCGGGCCGCGTCCCCTGTGCGCTGCGGGTGGGGCGGCTCGGGAAGCGTCCAGAGTTGGGGACCCGAGCAGGCCCGCAGTCCCTGCGGCCTGGG ACTGTGCGCGCCGGAGTCGCCGAAAACTGTGCACCAGACCCCGCAGAGGGACTAAActgggggaccccccccccccatacacacttcCAGAAAGTCATCGGCCAGTTTCTGCTGGAGCCCTTGGGGACTCCGCCCACGCCGCGGGTCTTTCAGACGTCCCGAGGCCAGAGCAGGGGACTGGAGGGCGGCCCGCACCTCCCCGCCCCGGGCCCTCCCCCGGCCCACGGTCAATCCCGAGGCGGCCAGGCCGGGAGCGGCCCCGGGGCTCAGCCTCCTTCTGCTCCGCCCCGGGCGGGCGGCGCAGCCAAAGTCGCGGGCCAGGGCCGTGCGTTCCCCTCCAGCCCCGCGCGGGCGCGCAGCGAGTGTCCGGACCAGTTCAGCCCAGACGGCGACATGGAGCCCGCGGGGGCGCCACCCCCAAGTTTGGAGGCGATGGAAGCTGCGCGCACGGAAGCCCCGCCGCCGGCCGAGGAGCAGCCCGTCTCGGGGGCCCCGTGCACCCAAGGCGGCAGCTCGGAGGCGTCGAGTCCCCATCCCGGGCGCCTGTCCcccgaggaagaggaggaggcggcggcggcggcggccgcccTGGAGCACGAGGCGTTGCGGGAGCACCGGCGGGGCCGCCGCGCTCGCTCCTTCTCCCTGCCCGCCgagcccctcctgcagggggcgcGGCTGCTGCAGCGCCTCGTCCCGGGGCTGCTCGCCGGAGACCCCGCCCGGGACGCGCCGCCTCCCGGCCCCTCCGGCTGCTGCGCCAAGTGCAAAAAGCGGGTGCAGTTCGCCGACGCCCTGGGGCTGAGCCTGGCCAGCGTGAGGCACTTCAGCGACGCCGAGGAGCCGCAGGTGCCGCCCGCCGTGCTGTCCCGCCTCCGCAGCTTCCCCATGAGCGCCGCCGACCTGGAGCAGCTGCCGGCGCTGCTGGCCGCCGCCTCTGCGCCCCTCGCCGCGCCCGGCCCCCGCCTGCGGCCGCACTTCCAGCTGCCCGGGCCCCGCACGGCGGCCGAGCGCCTGCGCCTGCAGCGCGTGTGCCTGGAGCGCGTCCAGTGCCCGGCGGCCCCGGGCGCGGAGGTGACGGGCTCCGGCCGGGTGCTGGGCTGCCCGGGGCCGAGGGCCGTGTGGGTGCGCTACACCTTCACCGAGTGGCGCTCCTTCCTGGACGCGCCGGCCGAGCTGCGGCCCGAACCCGCCGAGccagaggcggcggcggcggcggcggcggcggcggcgggggctccAGGGCCCGGGGAGGGTGAAGAGGAGCCGGGCGCCGAGCGCTTCTATTTCTCCCTGTGCCTGCCGCCGGGTCTGCAGCCCCGGGACTGGGGCGACGCGGGGGACATGGCGGGCGGGGCTGTGCACTTCGCCGTCTGCTACCGCTGCGCGCAGGGCGAGTTCTGGGACAACAACGCGGGCGCCAACTACACGCTGCGCTGGGGGCGCCCGGCCCAGGCGCCATGA